The proteins below come from a single Xiphophorus couchianus chromosome 20, X_couchianus-1.0, whole genome shotgun sequence genomic window:
- the LOC114136017 gene encoding protein unc-119 homolog B-like, protein MSGAKARSDAPVAENVSGGGHGSAAPTRDRKPGGGVLKRLKSRRSQVESRPVTEEELRTRSGHMSPEDVLGLRVATRGYLCKPEDNIYNIDFVRFKIRDLETNTVLFEIAKPPHSDDDEEHSEGDGTAGRFVRYQFTPAFLRLRTVGATVEFTVGNRPLNNFRMIERHYFRDHLLKSFDFDFGFCIPSSRNTCEHIYEFPQLSETLVRQMVECPYETRSDSFYFVDNRLVMHNKADYAYNGGQ, encoded by the exons ATGAGCGGAGCCAAAGCCCGCAGCGACGCgcctgttgctgaaaatgtctcCGGCGGCGGGCACGGTTCTGCTGCCCCTACGCGGGACCGCAAGCCCGGCGGAGGCGTCTTGAAGAGGCTCAAGTCCCGGCGAAGCCAGGTGGAGAGCAGGCCCGTGACGGAGGAAGAGCTGCGGACGAGGAGTGGGCACATGTCTCCGGAGGATGTTCTGGGACTGCGAGTTGCTACGAGAG GATACCTCTGTAAACCCGAAGACAACATTTACAACATTGACTTTGTACGTTTTAAAATCAGAGACCTGGAAACCAACACCGTTCTGTTTGAGATTGCCAAACCTCCACATTCAG ACGACGATGAGGAGCACAGCGAAGGAGACGGCACGGCGGGTCGATTTGTTCGCTACCAGTTTACACCGGCTTTCCTGCGACTGAGGACTGTGGGAGCTAC GGTGGAGTTCACAGTCGGGAACCGGCCCCTAAACAACTTCCGCATGATCGAGAGGCACTACTTTCGCGATCACCTGCTCAAGAGCTTCGACTTCGACTTCGGCTTCTGCATCCCAAGCAGCCGTAACACCTGTGAACACATCTACGAGTTCCCCCAGCTTTCTGAGACCCTGG TTCGTCAGATGGTGGAGTGTCCTTACGAAACGCGGTCAGACAGTTTCTATTTTGTCGACAACAGACTGGTCATGCACAACAAGGCGGACTACGCCTACAACGGAGGACAATGA